From one Bacteroidota bacterium genomic stretch:
- a CDS encoding amidohydrolase: MELLKEKIKKIASDYKDELIKIRRHLHANPELSNQEYKTAEYIADKLRNLGIEVQTGIFNTGLVAIIKGKNPYKKVIALRADIDALPIHEKNDLPYKSLNPGVMHACGHDVHSSSLIGTAKILNDLKGEFEGTVKLIFQPAEEKIPGGAKPMIEAGVLKNPRPEFMFGQHVYPDLEAGKIGIRAGKYMASADEINITVKGKGGHGAIPYALIDPVLIASQIVVAMQQIVSRNAHFNVPTVLSFGRFIADGAYNVIPNEVTLKGTFRTFDEDWRALAHQKIETMAKSIAQAYGGDCEVFIDKGYPFLVNDEALTGRSFNYAKEYLGEENVVELDLRMTAEDFAYFARAVPSCFYRLGVKNDAKGINSGLHTSTFNVDESSLEVGMGLMAWFAISELMH; encoded by the coding sequence ATGGAATTATTAAAAGAGAAAATAAAAAAGATCGCATCTGATTATAAGGATGAATTAATAAAAATCAGGAGGCATTTACATGCCAATCCTGAATTATCAAATCAAGAGTATAAAACAGCTGAATATATTGCAGATAAGCTTAGAAATTTAGGAATAGAGGTTCAGACAGGAATTTTTAATACAGGCCTGGTTGCGATTATTAAAGGCAAAAACCCGTACAAAAAAGTGATTGCCCTGCGTGCCGATATTGATGCATTGCCTATTCACGAAAAAAATGATCTTCCTTATAAATCTTTAAACCCCGGAGTGATGCATGCTTGTGGGCATGATGTTCATTCTTCTTCATTAATTGGAACAGCTAAAATTTTAAATGATTTAAAAGGTGAATTTGAAGGTACGGTTAAACTAATTTTCCAACCTGCCGAAGAAAAAATTCCGGGTGGGGCTAAGCCGATGATTGAAGCTGGAGTCCTAAAAAATCCCCGACCAGAGTTTATGTTTGGGCAGCATGTTTACCCCGATTTAGAAGCAGGTAAAATAGGAATCAGAGCTGGTAAATATATGGCCTCGGCCGATGAAATTAATATTACGGTTAAAGGCAAAGGTGGTCATGGAGCTATCCCTTATGCTTTGATCGATCCGGTACTTATCGCCTCTCAAATTGTTGTAGCGATGCAACAAATCGTAAGCAGAAATGCACATTTTAATGTTCCAACAGTTTTATCTTTTGGGCGCTTTATTGCCGATGGAGCTTATAATGTGATCCCTAATGAAGTAACACTTAAAGGTACTTTCAGAACCTTTGATGAAGATTGGCGTGCATTGGCACATCAAAAAATAGAAACTATGGCCAAATCTATCGCTCAGGCCTATGGGGGAGATTGTGAAGTATTTATCGACAAAGGATATCCTTTTTTGGTAAATGATGAGGCTTTGACAGGCAGAAGTTTTAATTACGCCAAAGAATATTTGGGAGAAGAAAATGTTGTTGAGCTGGATTTAAGAATGACTGCTGAAGACTTTGCTTATTTTGCTCGGGCAGTGCCAAGTTGTTTCTATCGTCTGGGAGTGAAAAATGATGCAAAAGGAATAAATTCCGGTTTGCATACTTCAACTTTCAATGTTGATGAATCAAGCCTGGAAGTAGGAATGGGCCTGATGGCCTGGTTTGCAATAAGCGAGCTGATGCATTAA
- the mtnA gene encoding S-methyl-5-thioribose-1-phosphate isomerase, with amino-acid sequence MKVDGQEYRTIWMEGTTVFMIEQNLLPFEFKIHESSSYFETCFAITTMTVRGAGALGAAAGFAMAQAFMHAPVNGYWDFIVQAREEIEDTRPTARNLFYAVDRVFKAGKNSAENAVKEAQLIAEEDARDSRMIGKFGAELFGDETRVLTHCNAGWLAFVNYGTALSPIYYANKEGKKIFVYVDETRPRNQGAKLTAWELKNEKIEHVIIPDNAAAHFMSQKKVDMVIVGADRIASNGDVANKIGTLEKAIIAKEYDIPFYVAAPTSTFDLECKSGQNIKIENRSEEEVLFQTGMDANGNVSRIRVAAMGSPAENPAFDVTPAKYITGIITEKGIIKPCVQSIKKVCKS; translated from the coding sequence ATGAAAGTTGACGGTCAGGAATACCGCACCATTTGGATGGAAGGAACTACGGTCTTTATGATCGAGCAGAATTTACTTCCATTCGAATTTAAAATTCATGAATCAAGTTCTTACTTTGAAACTTGCTTTGCTATTACCACAATGACCGTTCGCGGAGCAGGGGCCTTGGGGGCTGCCGCCGGTTTTGCCATGGCCCAGGCATTCATGCATGCCCCTGTGAATGGTTATTGGGATTTTATTGTTCAGGCCAGAGAAGAAATTGAAGATACGCGCCCCACTGCCAGAAACTTATTTTACGCAGTGGACAGGGTGTTCAAGGCAGGGAAGAATTCAGCAGAAAATGCAGTAAAAGAAGCCCAACTCATTGCCGAAGAAGATGCACGTGATTCAAGGATGATTGGTAAGTTTGGTGCCGAATTATTTGGTGATGAAACAAGGGTTTTAACTCATTGTAATGCAGGTTGGCTGGCATTTGTAAACTATGGAACAGCACTTTCGCCAATATATTATGCAAATAAAGAAGGAAAAAAAATTTTTGTTTATGTGGATGAAACCCGTCCACGGAACCAGGGAGCAAAACTGACTGCCTGGGAACTCAAAAATGAAAAAATCGAGCATGTGATCATTCCCGACAATGCCGCTGCACACTTCATGTCCCAGAAAAAAGTGGACATGGTTATTGTTGGAGCCGATCGAATTGCCTCTAATGGAGATGTGGCCAATAAAATTGGCACCTTGGAAAAAGCCATTATTGCAAAAGAATATGATATCCCCTTTTATGTAGCGGCACCTACTTCTACGTTCGACCTTGAATGCAAAAGTGGACAAAATATCAAAATCGAAAATAGAAGTGAGGAAGAGGTATTATTCCAAACCGGGATGGATGCCAATGGAAATGTTAGCCGGATCAGGGTTGCAGCCATGGGCTCACCTGCCGAAAACCCTGCTTTTGATGTTACCCCTGCCAAATACATCACGGGAATTATTACCGAAAAAGGCATTATCAAGCCCTGTGTTCAGTCTATTAAAAAGGTTTGTAAAAGCTAG
- a CDS encoding YgiQ family radical SAM protein has product MTEQPISKYSITDWLPTTLEEVKRRGWDQLDVILFSGDAYVDHPSFGHAVISRIIEQAGFKIAIVPQPNWQDDLRDFKKLGKPRLFFGVTAGCMDSMVNHYTANKRLRSNDAYTPDGKAGFRPDYATVVYSNILKKIYPDIPVVIGGVEASLRRVTHYDYWSDQLKPSILEESKADLLVYGMGEQALKEILVRLSNNHSIQKLKDIRQTAFLQDETMELPISDCATVEINSHKDCLKDKKAYASNFKIIEQESNKVQARRIVQKVGKQMLVVNPPFPVMTEIEIDASFDLPYTRLPHPKYKKRGPIPAYEMIRHSINTHRGCFGGCSFCTISAHQGKFVASRSEKSILKEVEAVTQMPDFKGYISDMGGPSANMYKMKGIHQGICDSCLRPSCIFPKICPNLDTDHHPMNDIYRKAAAHPKVKKAFVGSGIRYDMLVDRPAEETKKNGYNEYIDQVVKNHVSGRLKVAPEHTSEPVLKQMRKPSFTHFHSFKKIFDQANAKAGLKQQLIPYFISSHPASTNVEMAELAVDTKELGFQLEQVQDFTPTPMTLATVIYYSGIDPYTMKEVYTARTKDEKLNQKKFFFWYKRENWQWIRNTLDKLNRPDLATKLLSNKK; this is encoded by the coding sequence ATGACGGAGCAACCTATTTCAAAATACAGCATTACTGATTGGCTTCCAACCACACTCGAAGAGGTTAAAAGAAGGGGTTGGGATCAGTTGGATGTAATCCTTTTCTCAGGTGATGCTTATGTGGATCATCCTTCATTTGGTCATGCCGTAATTAGCCGTATTATTGAGCAGGCCGGATTTAAAATTGCCATTGTTCCCCAACCCAACTGGCAGGATGATTTGCGCGATTTTAAAAAACTTGGCAAACCCAGATTATTTTTTGGTGTAACTGCCGGATGTATGGATTCGATGGTTAATCATTATACTGCCAACAAACGGCTCCGTTCGAACGATGCCTATACACCGGATGGTAAAGCCGGATTTAGGCCTGATTATGCTACCGTTGTTTATTCAAATATTTTAAAGAAAATTTATCCGGATATCCCTGTTGTTATTGGTGGGGTAGAGGCTTCATTGCGCAGGGTTACCCATTACGATTATTGGTCGGATCAGTTAAAACCTTCCATTTTGGAAGAGAGCAAAGCTGATTTGCTTGTCTACGGAATGGGCGAACAGGCTTTAAAAGAAATACTTGTCCGACTAAGTAACAACCATTCAATTCAGAAACTTAAAGACATTCGTCAGACTGCTTTTTTGCAGGATGAAACAATGGAATTGCCGATTTCGGATTGTGCAACTGTGGAAATTAATTCGCATAAAGATTGTTTAAAAGACAAGAAAGCTTACGCAAGTAATTTTAAAATTATTGAGCAGGAATCTAACAAAGTGCAAGCGCGTCGTATTGTTCAGAAAGTTGGAAAGCAAATGCTGGTTGTAAATCCTCCCTTTCCTGTGATGACTGAAATAGAGATTGATGCGTCTTTTGACTTGCCTTATACCCGTTTGCCCCACCCAAAATACAAAAAACGAGGTCCGATTCCGGCTTACGAAATGATCAGGCATTCGATCAATACACATCGGGGATGTTTTGGCGGTTGTAGCTTTTGTACCATTTCGGCCCATCAGGGAAAATTTGTGGCCAGCCGATCCGAAAAATCGATCTTGAAAGAAGTGGAAGCTGTTACGCAAATGCCCGATTTTAAAGGCTATATCAGCGATATGGGTGGGCCTTCGGCAAACATGTACAAGATGAAGGGGATTCATCAGGGGATTTGTGATAGTTGTTTGCGGCCCAGTTGTATTTTCCCCAAAATCTGTCCGAATCTGGATACGGATCATCATCCCATGAACGATATTTACCGAAAGGCAGCCGCTCATCCGAAAGTTAAAAAAGCCTTTGTTGGAAGTGGTATCCGATATGATATGCTGGTTGATCGCCCTGCAGAAGAGACCAAAAAGAACGGCTATAACGAATACATCGATCAGGTAGTGAAAAATCATGTTTCGGGCCGATTGAAAGTAGCACCCGAACATACTTCCGAGCCGGTTTTAAAACAAATGCGGAAACCATCATTTACCCATTTTCATTCGTTCAAAAAAATATTTGATCAGGCAAATGCGAAAGCGGGATTAAAGCAGCAATTGATTCCTTATTTTATATCGAGCCACCCTGCAAGCACAAACGTTGAAATGGCCGAATTGGCTGTCGACACCAAAGAACTGGGGTTCCAACTGGAGCAGGTGCAGGATTTTACCCCAACCCCTATGACTCTTGCAACCGTAATTTACTATTCGGGGATCGATCCTTATACCATGAAAGAGGTATATACGGCGCGCACCAAAGATGAAAAATTGAACCAAAAGAAATTCTTCTTTTGGTACAAACGTGAGAATTGGCAGTGGATTCGAAATACCTTGGACAAATTGAACCGACCCGATTTGGCTACTAAGCTTTTATCGAATAAAAAATAA
- a CDS encoding NAD(P)/FAD-dependent oxidoreductase: MKIAIIGFGAAAIGFIEQMKTHDIEIHVFEKSKDIYSSSISGIRADGKLFVSKEMGGELDVDAHLQKQLVDFWISKTKNNGVETGKSFSDPEYYKAFYSKGFLPIHSDFYHLGTDQLKEVLYNIFEEYTAAKNIHFHFNYEVKSLKIQPNTVIINQEYEFEKVVVSVGRSGHKLIKQIISTNPELVVDDTKVDLGIRFELPNHIVEDLNREMYEFKVKIKSRTGYMVRTFCNNPSGYVVTENYGDFKTVNGHSKLKEKSKNTNFAILTTVQLTEPFNDPIGYGSHIAKLTNLLAGNKVILQTYSHFVDSKRTKNLYRVQPTLNPNNFILGDINLAYPRRVIESIIDFIENLNEVVPGISNADNLVYAPEIKFYSNTLNNELFPHLKFIGDCSGYTRSIIYATAHGHLMAQEILKQ, from the coding sequence GTGAAAATAGCCATTATCGGTTTTGGAGCAGCTGCAATCGGTTTTATCGAACAGATGAAAACGCATGATATCGAAATTCATGTGTTTGAAAAAAGCAAAGACATTTATTCCTCCAGTATTTCAGGAATCAGAGCGGATGGAAAATTGTTCGTTTCGAAGGAGATGGGAGGAGAACTTGATGTAGATGCTCACCTTCAAAAGCAATTGGTCGATTTCTGGATCAGTAAAACAAAAAACAACGGGGTTGAAACAGGTAAATCCTTTTCCGATCCAGAATATTATAAAGCCTTTTATAGCAAAGGATTTCTCCCCATTCATTCCGATTTTTATCATTTGGGAACGGATCAGTTAAAAGAAGTTTTGTATAATATTTTCGAAGAGTATACCGCAGCTAAAAACATTCATTTTCATTTTAATTATGAAGTAAAATCCTTAAAAATTCAGCCAAATACGGTAATTATCAATCAGGAATATGAATTTGAAAAGGTTGTTGTTTCCGTGGGAAGAAGCGGGCATAAACTGATCAAACAAATAATTTCAACAAATCCGGAATTGGTAGTTGATGACACGAAAGTGGATTTAGGTATTCGTTTCGAGCTTCCCAACCATATTGTGGAAGACCTGAATCGTGAGATGTATGAATTTAAAGTAAAGATTAAGAGCCGTACCGGTTATATGGTCAGGACTTTCTGCAATAATCCGTCAGGTTATGTGGTAACCGAAAATTATGGGGATTTCAAAACCGTTAACGGGCATTCAAAACTTAAGGAAAAAAGCAAAAATACCAATTTTGCTATCCTGACTACTGTTCAATTGACAGAACCCTTTAACGATCCAATCGGTTATGGTTCACATATTGCCAAGTTAACGAATCTTTTGGCAGGCAATAAAGTAATCCTGCAAACCTATAGTCATTTTGTCGATTCAAAAAGAACAAAAAATTTATATCGGGTACAACCAACCTTAAATCCTAACAATTTTATTTTGGGAGATATTAACCTTGCGTATCCGAGGAGGGTAATTGAAAGTATTATTGATTTTATCGAGAATTTGAATGAAGTTGTACCGGGAATTTCAAATGCAGATAATCTGGTTTATGCACCCGAAATTAAGTTTTATTCAAATACATTAAATAATGAGCTCTTCCCTCATCTGAAGTTTATCGGTGATTGCTCAGGTTATACCCGTTCGATTATATATGCTACTGCCCATGGCCATTTAATGGCTCAGGAAATATTAAAACAATAA